Below is a genomic region from Telmatobacter sp. DSM 110680.
GGATGCCGCTGAGAATTCCGCCTACATAGTCTTCCAAGATGAGCTCGCGCTGGTCGACGCCTTCGAGAAGCTGGCGACGGAGGCCATAGACCGCTTCGCGCTGCTTGTTCATCACGTCGTCGTATTCGAGCAGGTGTTTGCGCGATTCGAAGTTCTGCGACTCAACGGCTTTTTGTGCGGCCTCAATGCGATTCGAAATCATCTTCGACTCGATGGGAACGCCTTCTTCCATACCCAGCTTTTCAAGTAGGGTGCTGACCCACTGCTTGGCGAAGATGCGCATCAGGTCGTCTTCAAGCGAGAGGTAGAAGCGCGAGGCACCGGGATCACCTTGGCGGCCGGCGCGGCCACGGAGCTGATTGTCGATGCGGCGTGACTCGTGGCGTTCGGTGCCGAGGATGAAGAGGCCACCCTTGTCGATGACTTCTTCGTGTTCTTTCTGCGCGGCTTCGTTGTGAACGGAGAAAGTCGCATTCCAGTCTGGCTCGGAGACTTCAAACTCCTGTCCCTGGTAGTAGAAGCGCTGGAATCCGGCGGGAGCCATGGGGTTGATGGCACCTTCTGCGACGGAGAGCGCGCGGGCGCGGCCCTGCTTGACCATCTCCTGGCGCGCCATGAATTCGGGATTGCCGCCGAGGAGGATGTCGGTACCGCGGCCAGCCATGTTGGTGGCGATGGTGACCATGCCGAGACGACCGGCCTGGGCGACGAATTCAGCTTCGCGCTCGTGCTGCTTGGCGTTGAGCACTACGTGGCGAATGCCTTTGCGCTGCAGGATTGCGGAGAGACGCTCGGATTTTTCGATGGAGACGGTGCCGACCAGTACCGGCTGCTGCGTTTCGTGCAGGATTCCAATATCGTCGGCCGCAGCTTTGAATTTCTCTTTCTCGGTGCGGTAGACGACGTCGGCATTCTCTTTGCGGAGCATCGGCTTGTTGGTGGGGATGACGACGATTTCAAGCTTGTAGATCTTCTCGAATTCTGCGGCCTCGGTTTCGGCTGTGCCGGTCATGCCGCTGAGCTTTTTATAGAGGCGGAAGTAGTTTTGGAAGGTAATGGTCGCCAGGGTCTGGTCTTCCTTGCGGATGACGACGCCTTCCTTGGCCTCGATGGACTGATGCAATCCGTCGCTCCAGCGGCGGCCGGGCATAAGGCGACCGGTGAAGGTGTCGACGATGATGACTTCGCCGTCCTTGACCACGTAGTCCACATCGCGTTTGTAGAGAGAGTGGGCCTTGATGGCGGTTTCGACGTAGTGCTTGAGTTCCCAGTTTTCTGCGCTGGCGATGTTGTCGATGCCAAGAGCCTTCTCGATGGTGACCCAGCCTTCGTCTGTAACGCCGATTGTGCGGTGTTTTTCGTCGACGAAGTAATCGCCGGTAAAGGTTTTACCTTCGAGGCTGTCGATCTCTTCGCCAAGTTCGAGCACCGGAATGATCTTCTTCACACGGGCGTACTTGTCGGTGGTCTGGTCGGTTGGGCCGGAGATAATGAGCGGGGTGCGGGCTTCGTCAATGAGGATCGAGTCAACTTCGTCGACGATAGCGTAGTAGTGGCCGCGCTGCACGCAATCCTTGATTTCAAACTTCATGTTGTCGCGCAAGTAGTCGAAGCCGAATTCGTTATTGGTGCCGTAGGTGATATCGGCGGCGTAGGCGGCGCGGCGTTCGTCGTCACTGAGATCGTGGACAATGACGCCGACGGTGAGGCCGAGGAACTCGTAGATTTTGCCCATCCATTCGGCGTCGCGCTTGGCGAGGTAGTCGTTGACGGTGACTACGTGGACGCCGTGGCCGGCGAGCGCGTTGAGATAACAGGCGAGAGTGGCGACGAGGGTTTTGCCTTCGCCGGTCTTCATTTCGCTGATCTTGCCCTGATGAAGGACCATGCCGCCGATGAGCTGTACGTCGAAATGGCGCATGTGTACGGCACGCCAGCCGGCTTCGCGGACTACGGCGAAGGCTTCCGGCAGAATCTCGTCGAGAGCGGCGCGTTCGGCTGTCTTAATTTCTTCGGGATCGGTGAGGTTTTGAAGCTTGGCGGCGATGCGTGCGCGGAAGTCAAAGGTCTTGGCCCGAAGTTGTTCATCTGAAAGTTTTTCCATCTCGGGCTCAAAGGTGCCGATCTGGGAAACAACGGGAAGCAGTTTTTTGATCGCCCGCTCGTTGGCGGTGCCGAATACTTTTGTGAGTGCCTTATCGAAAAACACGTTCAATCTCCAGTTAACCGGTGTTGAAGCCAAGAATCTGCAGCGGAGGGAACGGGCGATGTTCGAATGATTTGGCCGCCGATCAACGCTGCGCAGGCGCGAAGGTCAGACGGAGAGGGGTGGAGGCCGCTGGAATGAAGCGGGGAGGAGCGGGGGCGCAGGGGGCCGGCTGATGCCTCGAATGAAAGCTGCAGAGACAAGGGTAAGGGGCGACACCAGACCGATGAAGAAGACCGGGAGTATTGCCATCCACACGCCGATACTTGCGTTGCGCGATATGGCCCTGATCCGGCGGGCTGATCCTGCAGGCGCATAACGAGAGACGGGCCTTACTGCGGAATGCTGACTCTGGCTTTTGGCGAGGAACTCGAGGACCGGATGTGCGTAGGCTTTGGCACTTTGCAGGCCTGCTTCGGCACGGGCGGCTGATGTGAACGCGATCGCAGCGATCGCCACCCACATCCACGCGCTTCTATTTCGAGATCCTGACATGCTGAGTTTCCTCTTCTATTGTGTCATAGATGCAACTTGGATGGGCTTTGGCGAGGCCAATTCTCAATCACGTTTCACGATCAGGCGGTCGACCTGTTCGCCCCGACGGATTCGGCGCAATTGGCGTAAGAGGTGCCGGGCGGGCGTGTCGGGGTCGCCATTGTCGTCTTCGTCAGCGTCTTCCACCTGGCGTTGCTGCGCCTCGATGGCGTAGTGAATACGCGGTCGGTAAATGAGGGTCAAGCCGAGAATCACCGTCCCAAGTCCCGCGGAGGACGGGGACAACCTTGGCCTGCGTTTTCCCAATTTTCGATTGCCCCACCATGGCACGCGGAACAGGTAGTAGTAAGCCAGGATCACCAGAATCGCCAGAAACGGCGATCCCATAGCAAGCGCAGCAACTGCACTCAAAGCATCCATAAAAGTGCCTCCGACGTGCGGCAGAACTTCGCGATCGGTGGACCACAGAGACAACTGCGGCGCGAACCGCAAGGTCCCTGTGGTGTGTTAACCGATTGAAGGATTTAAGCGAGTCGGAATGGCGGGGGGCGCTGGAAGGAGGGAGCCAGCGATGGTGCCTCGTGCATGTGGCCGAGGGAAAGAACCGGCAGCATAGGGAGCAGGCTGAACGGGACCAGCAGCCCGACGAAGAACGCGGGAAGCAGCGCCATCCAAGCGGGGGCGTCCGTGGTCTGGCCGTGAGGGATGAGGAGCGCAAGGACGGCGATTGCGATCGCGGCGACCGCTATCCAGAACCAAGCGCGTTGATGGCGAAATAGATTCATGCGGGAAACGCCGCTGCCCGAAGTATAGCAATGGTTGCCAGTTCGGAGCTCCAAGCTCTTCGTCCACGGTTTGGCGCTTCGGTCGAAGACGCAGCAGTTAGAACTTTTCATCTTTTCATGCAGAAAGCGAAGAAGAAACGAAATGCTGCGGCCAAAAACCATACAAACTTTTTGTGGAAAACTGCAAATTCAGGGAGGGGGGTGGGGGTACCCCGATAGCTCCCATGGAGGTTTTCGTTAACCGAAATTCGGTTCTTTCCGATTGGAGTTAAACCGTCAATGCAATTGTGCACCGAAGACTCGAAATTATCTGCAAAGTCCGGCAACGATTTTGGAATCGTTGGTGAGGAGCCGGAATCCACTGATGCGGAGGGGTTTGATGGCTGATCGGGGCAATGCTGCTTTGAGGGAACACGTTGTGAACCTATTGACAGGCGGTCATGCGCACGCCACGTTCGAGCAGGCGGTGAAGGGACTGCCGGTGGAGATGCGGGGCAAGGTGCCGAAGGGCGCCGAACACTCGCCATGGCAGTTGCTTGAGCATCTGCGGCTTGCGCAGTGGGACATTCTGGATTTTTCACGAAATGCGAAATACAAAACGATGAAGTGGCCCGATGACTATTGGCCGAAGGAGAAGGCTCCCGCCGACGAGAAGGCGTGGGACAAAAGCGTGCGGGCGTTCAAGAAAGATTTGAAGGAGATGGTCGCGCTGGTCTCGGACGAGAAGACGGATTTGTTCGCGAAGATTCCGCATGGCGACGGGCAGACGATTCTGCGCGAGGCGCTGCTGGTGGCGGATCACAATGCTTATCACGTAGGACAACTTGTGCTGGTGCGGAAGATGCTGGGAGCGTGGGAGTAACGAGCCAGACTTCTTAGGTTTTTTTCCACCGGAACACTCAGCGCTGATTAGCTCGGCGGATCGCTAGCGAAACTGATCACGGGTGGGTACGATTGGTTCACGGCGAGGGCGTTGAAAACGTGCGTGGCATTCGTGGGTACGAGGAAGTCGAGAATGTTTCCCGTATTGACTTCACGGAGAATGAAGGCATAGCCGGCTTGTCCGAGGTTCGGCTGGGACTGGAAATCTGGCACTTCAACCGTGAATTCTCCGCTTTCTGATGGCACGACGGCAGAGACCGTGATGGCTGGAATGGCACCGTCGAAAATTCCGAAGAACGGGAGCGCCCAATCGGCCTGATAGGTAACTTCCACCTTGGCGGTCTTTCCTGGATCGATGGTAAAAGGCTGGATCTGACCGCGAAGCGTGATCGTTTTAAG
It encodes:
- the secA gene encoding preprotein translocase subunit SecA, with protein sequence MFFDKALTKVFGTANERAIKKLLPVVSQIGTFEPEMEKLSDEQLRAKTFDFRARIAAKLQNLTDPEEIKTAERAALDEILPEAFAVVREAGWRAVHMRHFDVQLIGGMVLHQGKISEMKTGEGKTLVATLACYLNALAGHGVHVVTVNDYLAKRDAEWMGKIYEFLGLTVGVIVHDLSDDERRAAYAADITYGTNNEFGFDYLRDNMKFEIKDCVQRGHYYAIVDEVDSILIDEARTPLIISGPTDQTTDKYARVKKIIPVLELGEEIDSLEGKTFTGDYFVDEKHRTIGVTDEGWVTIEKALGIDNIASAENWELKHYVETAIKAHSLYKRDVDYVVKDGEVIIVDTFTGRLMPGRRWSDGLHQSIEAKEGVVIRKEDQTLATITFQNYFRLYKKLSGMTGTAETEAAEFEKIYKLEIVVIPTNKPMLRKENADVVYRTEKEKFKAAADDIGILHETQQPVLVGTVSIEKSERLSAILQRKGIRHVVLNAKQHEREAEFVAQAGRLGMVTIATNMAGRGTDILLGGNPEFMARQEMVKQGRARALSVAEGAINPMAPAGFQRFYYQGQEFEVSEPDWNATFSVHNEAAQKEHEEVIDKGGLFILGTERHESRRIDNQLRGRAGRQGDPGASRFYLSLEDDLMRIFAKQWVSTLLEKLGMEEGVPIESKMISNRIEAAQKAVESQNFESRKHLLEYDDVMNKQREAVYGLRRQLLEGVDQRELILEDYVGGILSGILDEFAPEDKHPDQWNLKGMDEKLVGQFGLSLAAANIKPQELARHELGDAIFEKLKEQYEQKEHILSAPQMRYHERMVMLSVIDGLWKDHLLAMDHLKEGIGLRGYAQQDPLVAYKRESFDMFEAMMARFQEDTVRFLFRMQILGPDGRPIDAPPEPRRVVPPAPPVASADQLSLNGDRQPSLRDGAQPPREITIPTRAPSTTIDQLEKEFARKKQRELEAATRAGAGNGTEASQRRTGEKVGRNDPCPCGSGKKYKKCHGAEA
- a CDS encoding DinB family protein — its product is MADRGNAALREHVVNLLTGGHAHATFEQAVKGLPVEMRGKVPKGAEHSPWQLLEHLRLAQWDILDFSRNAKYKTMKWPDDYWPKEKAPADEKAWDKSVRAFKKDLKEMVALVSDEKTDLFAKIPHGDGQTILREALLVADHNAYHVGQLVLVRKMLGAWE